Proteins encoded together in one Phoenix dactylifera cultivar Barhee BC4 unplaced genomic scaffold, palm_55x_up_171113_PBpolish2nd_filt_p 000064F, whole genome shotgun sequence window:
- the LOC108511632 gene encoding uncharacterized mitochondrial protein AtMg00810-like translates to MVTVKTMLAVAAIKNWHLHQLDVNNAFLHGDLNEEVYMNLPPGYELQEEKGRQMADYSLFVRKNGCSYTAILVYVDDIILARNDLTYINDLKRILDARFKLKDLGTLKFFLGLEIARSSKGISISQQKYALKILEDASYLSSKPVKCPMMQNLKLSRFEGQLLEDPTVYRRLIGRLLYFTITRPDLSCSMQVLSQFMDSPRQPHLEAAYRVLRYLKATPGQALFLPSHSEDHLKTFCDADWAACQDTCRSVTGFCIFLGDSLISWKSKKQHTVF, encoded by the exons ATGGTTACCGTTAAGACTATGTTAGCAGTTGCAGCAATTAAAAATTGGCATTTGCATCAGCTCGATGTTAACAATGCATTTTTGCATGGGGATTTGAATGAAGAAGTATATATGAATTTACCTCCTGGATATGAGCTTCAGGAGGAGAAAGGAAGGCAGATG GCTGATTATTCATTATTTGTGAGAAAGAATGGGTGTTCCTACACTGCAATCCTtgtatatgttgatgacataatACTTGCAAGGAATGATCTCACATATATAAATGATCTCAAGAGAATTCTTGATGCAAGGTTCAAGCTCAAAGATCTAggaactctgaaattcttcctCGGTCTTGAGATAGCTAGAAGTTCCAAAGGAATCTCCATAAGCCAACAAAAGTATGCCTTAAAGATTTTGGAAGATGCTAGTTACCTCAGCTCAAAGCCAGTGAAATGTCCCATGATGCAGAATTTGAAATTGAGTAGGTTTGAAGGGCAGTTGCTTGAGGATCCTACAGTTTATAGAAGGCTGATAGGCAGGCTATTGTATTTCACCATAACAAGGCCCGATCTAAGTTGCTCCATGCAAGTTCTCAGTCAGTTCATGGATTCACCTAGGCAGCCACACCTGGAAGCTGCATATAGAGTATTGAGATACTTAAAAGCCACACCAGGGCAAGCCCTATTTCTCCCATCACATTCCGaggatcacttgaaaacatttTGTGATGCAGATTGGGCAGCTTGCCAGGATACGTGCCGTTCAGTCACTGGCTTTTGCATCTTTCTTGGAGATTCCCTTATTTCATGGAAGTCGAAGAAGCAACATACTGTTTTCTAG